A single Bacilli bacterium DNA region contains:
- a CDS encoding glycosyltransferase family 2 protein produces the protein MAATRFSIVVPVYNEEECIRETYRRLTEVMAQTGEEYEIVFVNDGSRDRSADIIRDLCATDSRLRLLEFSRNFGHSAAVTAGLQFASGQAVVIIDADLQDPPEMILPMIKKWREGYDVVYGKRIKRKGETLFKKATAALFYRVLKSMTSVDIPVDTGDFRLMDRKVVDELNHLQEQSRFIRGLVSWVGFKQIAVEYERDKRFAGETKYPFKKMLKFALDGITSFSYKPLKLAAYLGFLLSAASFLYLLIVVYEKLFTAYAQPGWASIVAVNLLFNGITLILLGVMGEYIGRIYEETKRRPLFVIKQKTGFTDGDRDYADRR, from the coding sequence ATGGCTGCAACCCGATTTTCCATAGTGGTGCCGGTTTATAACGAAGAAGAATGCATCCGCGAAACGTATCGGCGCCTTACCGAGGTCATGGCGCAAACGGGAGAAGAGTATGAAATTGTATTTGTGAACGACGGCAGCCGCGACCGGTCTGCCGACATCATCCGCGATCTTTGCGCAACCGACAGCAGGCTTCGATTGTTGGAATTTTCGCGAAATTTCGGGCATTCCGCGGCGGTTACCGCCGGTTTGCAATTTGCGTCCGGACAAGCGGTCGTCATTATCGACGCCGATTTGCAAGATCCCCCGGAAATGATTTTGCCAATGATTAAAAAGTGGCGGGAAGGTTACGACGTAGTATACGGCAAGCGCATCAAACGCAAAGGCGAGACGTTGTTTAAAAAAGCGACCGCGGCGCTTTTTTACCGCGTGTTAAAGTCGATGACCAGCGTCGACATACCGGTGGATACCGGAGACTTCCGCCTGATGGATCGGAAAGTGGTCGACGAACTGAATCATTTGCAGGAGCAAAGCCGCTTTATTCGCGGACTCGTCAGTTGGGTCGGGTTCAAGCAGATTGCGGTCGAATATGAACGCGACAAGCGCTTCGCGGGCGAAACGAAATATCCGTTTAAAAAAATGCTGAAATTCGCGCTTGACGGCATTACTTCCTTTTCCTACAAACCGCTCAAATTGGCCGCCTATCTCGGATTTTTGCTGTCTGCCGCAAGCTTTCTCTATCTGCTCATCGTCGTCTATGAAAAACTGTTCACGGCATACGCGCAGCCCGGCTGGGCATCCATCGTGGCCGTCAATCTGCTGTTCAACGGCATTACGCTGATCCTGCTAGGCGTCATGGGCGAATATATCGGCCGCATTTACGAAGAAACAAAACGCCGGCCGCTTTTTGTGATCAAACAGAAAACGGGTTTCACGGACGGAGACCGGGATTATGCGGATCGCCGGTAG
- the nagA gene encoding N-acetylglucosamine-6-phosphate deacetylase produces MGKMLFYNANVYVPGGKVLDGGAVFVQDGKIARVFRAAADIPAGLKTGDSVDVGGNRLVPGFIDVHVHGGGGFDVMSGDPGDIAGMSIFHAAKGTTSFLATTLTDSREKIEKAVAATVKAMEAGTPGAEPAGIHLEGPFLNAERCGAQDPKYIRGGTIAELDGYMRLAKGNVRLITIAPEQEGNMEVVRYAAKAGITVSIGHSDANLATVREAIAAGATHVTHLFNGMRGIHHREPGTAGAALMFDELAVELICDGIHVHKDLVSYVYRVKPADKIVLITDCVQAAGQPDGEYRLADLPVILKDGQVRLKNADGSAGNLAGSSLTLDKALQNARSYTNKSLAEVLPSLTINPARQIGLDRRKGSIEQGKDADLVILDDGLHVLATYVKGKKVFG; encoded by the coding sequence ATGGGCAAGATGTTGTTTTATAACGCCAACGTTTATGTTCCGGGCGGCAAAGTATTGGACGGCGGCGCCGTTTTCGTGCAAGACGGAAAAATCGCCCGGGTTTTCCGCGCGGCTGCGGATATACCGGCGGGTTTAAAAACAGGCGATTCCGTTGATGTCGGCGGCAACCGTTTGGTTCCGGGATTCATTGATGTCCATGTGCATGGCGGCGGCGGGTTTGACGTGATGAGCGGAGATCCCGGCGATATTGCCGGCATGAGCATTTTCCACGCGGCAAAAGGCACGACTTCCTTCCTGGCCACCACGCTTACGGATTCCCGGGAAAAGATCGAAAAAGCGGTGGCGGCAACAGTAAAAGCGATGGAAGCGGGAACTCCCGGCGCCGAACCGGCGGGTATCCACCTGGAGGGACCGTTCCTGAACGCCGAGCGGTGCGGGGCGCAGGATCCAAAGTATATCCGCGGCGGAACCATTGCGGAGCTTGACGGATACATGCGTCTGGCAAAAGGAAACGTGCGCTTGATCACGATTGCTCCGGAACAGGAAGGAAATATGGAGGTTGTCCGCTATGCCGCCAAAGCGGGCATTACCGTGTCCATCGGCCATTCGGACGCGAATTTGGCAACGGTGAGGGAGGCAATTGCCGCAGGAGCGACGCATGTCACGCATTTGTTCAACGGGATGCGCGGCATTCATCACCGTGAACCGGGGACGGCGGGAGCGGCGCTGATGTTTGATGAGTTGGCGGTCGAACTGATTTGCGACGGCATTCATGTTCATAAAGACCTTGTATCCTATGTGTACCGGGTGAAGCCCGCGGACAAAATCGTGCTGATAACCGATTGTGTGCAAGCCGCAGGCCAGCCGGACGGAGAATACCGTTTGGCCGATTTGCCGGTTATTTTAAAAGACGGCCAGGTGCGTTTGAAAAACGCCGACGGCTCGGCGGGGAATTTGGCCGGAAGCAGCCTGACATTGGATAAGGCGCTGCAAAATGCCAGGTCGTACACGAATAAGTCCCTGGCCGAAGTTTTGCCTTCCTTGACGATCAACCCGGCGCGGCAAATCGGCCTTGACCGCCGCAAAGGCTCCATCGAGCAGGGCAAGGACGCCGATCTCGTCATATTGGATGACGGCCTGCATGTCCTGGCAACTTATGTAAAGGGGAAAAAAGTGTTTGGCTGA
- a CDS encoding glycosyltransferase family 39 protein — MTIRKKVLLLLLLCLLSIPLTASAAENIVQNAGFETDTNGVPAMWAQDNYLQDPAATNFALINAAGHTGNHYVKIENLQANDSKFVQTIQTKPNTVYRLSCWAKGENIGTQAIGANISVLGVVANSNDIKGTQTEWQYLELIGKTGKDQKTLQIAVRLGGYGNLNTGVAYFDDVTVEELAEVPPGKSAVPFYETTAGGGSARHPAFTWLMVLYGIVFALFFLYLIRLLKTAKPAIRRNTALFLLFGAAFVARILAAPSMQGHPIDFADFAAWASRAFSTGLANFYEEGVFTDYPPGYMYVLYIVGFLQHAFALKYASAAHIILVKLPAILGDMLMAAIIYRIGKRVAGETAALALAALAAFNPGVFLNSTLWGQMDSVFALFVVWMAYELTRGRTAVAAVAFAAALLMKPQALMFAPLILFALIRAKNPPGWAKAAASGIAAFILGALPFVVNKPLPFLYEHYRAMLLSYPLTTLNAPNLYALISDNGAADSLKFLGVPYSIWGLIFTLAIVIFVFYLFWKNNPPGTYYFLGFIIAALVFMLKTGMHERYNYMVIPFAALSFLYLRDKRILYLLGGFSLTHFINVTAVLRASLDRTYFLPPHNFSLIAVSLANLALTGWAVKAAWDIYVKKRIRQFAFADDKKAAAAKDANTARRRHFAPPENMPDSITAAMEPVGPEESAKDDAARLKRIDWLLLAALTILYGAIALYHLGSLKDPQTYWHPLNVGESFTVDLGQTRQIGKLQWFGGVGEAGYSVDQSVDGKTWSKAGEINQTYQNVFAWVVTPLQAKARYLRFSVTKTGGYLHEIGIFADKATKPLPIKAVNPGETDVTGGSGGNGESPLALFDEQDTIPRQATYMNSSYFDEIYHARTAWEHLHRVQPYETTHPPLGKIFIAIGIALFGLNGFGWRIIGTLFGVAMVPIMYVFGKRLFKRTDYAFLTSLLFTFDFMHFAQTRIATIDVYGVFFIICMYLFMYRYISMSFYRDGLGKTLIPLALSGLSFGLGAASKWIGIYAGAGLAVLLFASLYQRYREYALAGTLMQTGKFSEQKTAHLTRIVKTFPKNTIKTLLWCLLTFVLAPLAIYTASYIPFMMVPGPNHGISDVVKAQKDMYEYHKNLHATHPFSSPWYEWPTIVKPIWYYDGKGLPPDKASSIVSMGNPAVWWTGSAAFLLMLMVGLRKRDKLAFFIAIGLASQYLPWVGVPRLTFIYHFFASVPFLVLSIVYMIKEYRERAVNQRLAGMVTWSYAALTVLLFAMFYPILSGMVVEKSYIDTFLRWFPQWYFHS; from the coding sequence ATGACGATCCGAAAAAAAGTCCTGCTCCTCTTGTTGCTCTGTTTGCTGTCCATTCCCTTAACAGCGTCCGCAGCGGAAAACATCGTGCAAAACGCCGGATTTGAGACGGACACAAACGGCGTACCGGCGATGTGGGCGCAGGACAATTATTTGCAAGACCCCGCGGCGACAAATTTCGCATTAATCAACGCGGCGGGCCACACCGGCAACCATTATGTCAAAATTGAAAACCTTCAGGCAAACGACTCCAAATTTGTGCAGACCATTCAAACCAAACCGAACACCGTATACCGCCTGTCCTGCTGGGCAAAAGGCGAAAACATCGGCACGCAAGCGATCGGCGCCAATATTTCCGTCCTCGGCGTCGTGGCCAATTCCAACGACATTAAAGGAACGCAAACCGAATGGCAATATCTTGAATTGATCGGCAAAACCGGAAAAGACCAGAAAACCTTGCAGATCGCGGTCCGCCTTGGCGGTTACGGCAATTTGAACACGGGCGTCGCGTATTTTGACGATGTGACTGTGGAGGAACTTGCGGAAGTTCCGCCGGGAAAAAGCGCCGTGCCGTTTTACGAGACAACCGCCGGCGGCGGTTCCGCCCGTCATCCGGCCTTTACATGGCTGATGGTGTTATACGGCATCGTCTTTGCGCTGTTTTTTCTCTATCTGATCAGATTGCTCAAAACCGCCAAACCGGCGATTCGGCGCAACACGGCATTGTTTCTGCTGTTTGGCGCGGCATTTGTCGCCCGCATTCTGGCGGCTCCCAGCATGCAAGGGCATCCGATCGATTTCGCGGACTTTGCCGCCTGGGCTTCCCGCGCTTTTTCGACGGGCCTTGCAAACTTCTACGAAGAAGGCGTGTTTACGGACTATCCGCCCGGCTACATGTACGTGTTGTATATTGTTGGCTTTTTGCAGCATGCTTTCGCGCTAAAATATGCGTCGGCGGCGCATATTATCCTCGTCAAACTGCCGGCCATACTTGGCGATATGCTCATGGCCGCGATCATTTACCGCATTGGCAAACGCGTAGCCGGCGAGACCGCCGCGCTCGCGCTGGCGGCATTGGCGGCATTCAATCCGGGCGTTTTCCTGAATTCCACGCTGTGGGGGCAAATGGACTCCGTTTTCGCATTATTTGTCGTCTGGATGGCGTACGAGCTTACCCGCGGCAGAACCGCGGTTGCCGCAGTCGCATTTGCCGCCGCGCTTCTAATGAAACCGCAGGCTTTGATGTTTGCGCCGCTCATCCTGTTTGCCTTAATCCGCGCCAAAAATCCGCCGGGCTGGGCAAAAGCGGCGGCATCCGGCATCGCGGCTTTCATCCTCGGGGCGCTGCCGTTTGTTGTCAACAAACCGCTGCCGTTTTTGTACGAACATTATCGCGCCATGCTGTTGTCATATCCGTTGACCACGCTCAACGCGCCTAATCTTTACGCGCTCATCTCCGACAACGGCGCGGCGGATTCGCTCAAGTTTCTGGGCGTCCCGTACAGCATATGGGGACTAATCTTCACGCTTGCCATCGTGATTTTCGTTTTCTATTTGTTTTGGAAAAACAATCCGCCGGGCACTTATTATTTTCTCGGATTCATCATTGCCGCGCTTGTGTTCATGCTGAAAACCGGAATGCATGAGCGCTACAACTATATGGTTATTCCGTTTGCCGCGCTCAGTTTTCTGTATTTGCGGGACAAGCGCATCCTGTACTTGCTGGGCGGTTTTTCGCTCACGCATTTTATCAACGTAACAGCCGTTTTGCGCGCCAGCCTTGACCGGACCTATTTTCTGCCGCCGCACAATTTCTCGCTGATTGCGGTTTCGCTGGCCAATCTTGCCCTGACCGGCTGGGCGGTAAAAGCCGCCTGGGACATCTACGTGAAAAAACGGATCAGGCAATTCGCGTTCGCGGACGATAAAAAAGCCGCCGCCGCGAAAGACGCCAATACGGCGCGACGGCGCCATTTCGCCCCGCCAGAAAACATGCCGGACAGCATAACGGCCGCCATGGAGCCGGTTGGACCAGAGGAGAGCGCCAAAGACGATGCGGCGCGGCTGAAACGGATCGATTGGCTGCTGCTTGCCGCGCTGACCATCCTGTATGGCGCGATCGCCCTGTATCATCTAGGCTCGCTGAAAGACCCGCAAACGTACTGGCATCCGCTAAATGTCGGCGAAAGCTTTACCGTCGATCTCGGGCAAACGCGGCAGATCGGCAAATTGCAATGGTTCGGCGGCGTCGGCGAAGCGGGATACAGCGTGGACCAATCTGTTGACGGAAAAACATGGAGCAAAGCGGGCGAAATCAATCAGACCTACCAAAACGTGTTTGCCTGGGTCGTAACGCCGCTGCAAGCTAAGGCCCGCTATTTGCGCTTTAGCGTGACGAAAACGGGCGGCTACTTGCATGAAATCGGCATTTTTGCCGATAAAGCCACGAAGCCGTTGCCGATCAAAGCGGTGAACCCCGGCGAAACCGACGTAACCGGCGGAAGCGGCGGAAACGGCGAAAGCCCGCTCGCGCTGTTCGACGAGCAGGACACGATTCCGCGGCAAGCCACTTACATGAACAGTTCCTATTTTGACGAAATCTATCACGCCCGCACCGCCTGGGAGCATTTGCACCGCGTCCAGCCTTACGAAACGACGCACCCGCCGCTCGGAAAAATATTCATCGCGATCGGCATCGCGCTGTTCGGCCTGAACGGATTCGGCTGGCGGATCATCGGCACGCTGTTCGGCGTCGCGATGGTCCCGATCATGTATGTTTTCGGCAAACGCCTGTTCAAGCGAACCGATTATGCCTTTCTTACTTCATTATTGTTCACGTTCGACTTTATGCATTTCGCCCAGACGCGCATCGCGACAATTGACGTTTACGGCGTATTCTTCATCATTTGCATGTACCTGTTTATGTACCGCTATATTTCCATGAGCTTTTACCGCGACGGGCTGGGAAAAACCTTGATTCCGCTTGCGCTTTCGGGGCTGAGCTTCGGACTGGGCGCAGCCAGCAAATGGATCGGCATCTATGCCGGCGCAGGCTTGGCGGTGCTGTTGTTCGCCTCCCTCTACCAGCGCTACCGGGAATACGCGCTAGCCGGAACGCTTATGCAAACCGGCAAATTTTCCGAGCAAAAAACGGCGCATTTAACGCGAATCGTCAAAACGTTCCCGAAAAACACCATCAAAACGCTGTTATGGTGCTTGCTGACATTCGTATTGGCGCCTTTGGCCATCTACACCGCCTCCTATATCCCGTTTATGATGGTGCCGGGGCCTAACCATGGCATAAGCGATGTGGTGAAAGCGCAAAAAGACATGTACGAATACCATAAAAATTTGCACGCGACGCATCCGTTCAGTTCGCCATGGTACGAATGGCCGACCATTGTGAAGCCGATCTGGTATTACGACGGCAAAGGGCTGCCTCCCGATAAGGCTTCCAGCATCGTCTCGATGGGCAACCCCGCCGTTTGGTGGACGGGATCGGCCGCCTTTCTGCTGATGTTGATGGTCGGCTTGCGCAAGCGGGATAAACTTGCGTTTTTCATCGCGATCGGTTTGGCCTCCCAATACTTGCCCTGGGTTGGCGTTCCGCGATTAACGTTTATTTACCACTTTTTCGCGTCGGTTCCGTTTCTTGTCCTGAGCATTGTGTATATGATCAAAGAATACCGGGAACGCGCCGTCAATCAACGCTTGGCGGGAATGGTCACGTGGAGCTATGCCGCTTTGACGGTGCTCTTGTTTGCCATGTTTTATCCGATTTTATCGGGCATGGTTGTGGAAAAATCCTATATTGACACATTTTTGCGCTGGTTCCCGCAATGGTATTTCCATTCTTGA
- a CDS encoding sugar ABC transporter permease — MNKAMRNPLVYILFVLPAIILYFMFFIYPFVTSGYYSFFDWDGLQAPKYIGFQNFIRLFHDEDFRLATINNLYFILFSVFIQVPLIVFFSLLISSVKKFQSFYKTTVFMPSVISTSVIGILWGFIYHPDMGLLNNFLGLFGIGKIYWLSDLKTALLSVLITNAWQWMGFYIVLILAAILAIPKELSEAAAIDGANGFQKATKITVPLIMPVISVVIMLSIAGAMRVVDIILVMTNGGPAGATDVMASYMVTKAINFGMYGYGNAIAIVIFVFAMVLTALYQILIARKIERNEF, encoded by the coding sequence GTGAACAAGGCGATGCGCAATCCACTAGTGTACATTCTATTTGTGTTGCCGGCCATTATATTGTATTTCATGTTTTTTATTTATCCGTTTGTTACATCCGGTTACTATAGCTTTTTCGACTGGGACGGGCTGCAAGCCCCGAAATATATCGGCTTCCAAAATTTTATCAGGCTGTTTCATGACGAAGATTTTCGGCTGGCGACCATAAACAATCTGTACTTTATTCTTTTCTCCGTCTTTATTCAGGTGCCGCTAATTGTTTTTTTTTCGCTTCTGATCAGTAGTGTCAAGAAGTTTCAGAGCTTTTACAAGACGACGGTTTTTATGCCGTCCGTCATATCGACTTCGGTAATCGGTATTCTGTGGGGGTTTATTTACCATCCGGATATGGGCTTGTTAAATAACTTTTTGGGGCTTTTCGGCATTGGGAAAATTTATTGGCTGTCGGATTTGAAGACGGCTCTCTTGTCCGTCCTGATAACGAATGCGTGGCAATGGATGGGCTTTTATATTGTGCTTATACTCGCGGCTATTTTAGCGATCCCCAAAGAACTAAGCGAAGCGGCGGCGATAGATGGCGCCAACGGTTTCCAAAAGGCGACAAAAATTACAGTTCCGTTGATTATGCCGGTTATTTCCGTAGTAATCATGCTTTCGATTGCCGGGGCAATGCGCGTTGTGGATATTATTCTCGTGATGACGAACGGCGGCCCGGCGGGAGCAACAGACGTGATGGCTTCCTATATGGTTACGAAGGCGATCAATTTTGGCATGTATGGTTATGGCAATGCAATTGCCATTGT
- the nagB gene encoding glucosamine-6-phosphate deaminase, which yields MNIMKFHSEADLNQAGAGMFASLLQAKPAAVLGLATGSTPLGIYAELVKLYRKGMISFDKATTFNLDEYIGLSANHPQSYRSYMNEHLFRHINLPKDRMHIPDGNAANPEAECARYEKLLQAAGQIDLQLLGLGHNGHIGFNEPSDTLASETHIVKLAENTRAANARFFSSPAEVPTHAITMGVGSILRAKTIMLIARGQDKAEIVRRALTGPVTTQCPASLLQTHANVVVLLDKAAGQYI from the coding sequence ATGAATATTATGAAATTTCATTCCGAAGCAGATTTGAACCAGGCGGGCGCAGGCATGTTCGCCAGTTTGCTGCAGGCAAAACCCGCCGCCGTTCTTGGCCTGGCGACCGGAAGCACGCCGCTCGGCATCTATGCGGAACTGGTCAAACTTTACCGCAAAGGCATGATTTCATTTGACAAGGCGACAACATTCAATCTGGACGAATACATCGGACTATCCGCAAACCATCCGCAAAGCTACCGGTCGTATATGAACGAACATTTATTCAGGCATATCAATCTGCCAAAAGACCGGATGCATATCCCGGACGGCAACGCCGCAAACCCCGAGGCGGAGTGCGCCCGCTACGAAAAACTGCTGCAGGCTGCCGGACAGATCGATCTGCAGCTTTTGGGATTGGGCCATAACGGCCATATCGGATTCAACGAGCCGAGCGACACGCTAGCGAGTGAAACGCATATCGTGAAATTGGCGGAAAATACGCGCGCGGCAAACGCCCGTTTCTTTTCTTCGCCCGCTGAAGTTCCTACCCATGCCATTACGATGGGCGTAGGCTCCATTTTACGGGCAAAAACGATTATGCTAATCGCCCGCGGCCAGGATAAAGCCGAAATCGTCCGTCGCGCACTGACCGGACCCGTCACTACCCAATGCCCGGCCTCACTCTTGCAAACCCACGCCAACGTCGTCGTTTTGCTGGATAAAGCGGCGGGGCAATACATCTGA
- a CDS encoding extracellular solute-binding protein: MKRSLVLLLALATLVSVVLAGCGDKSATTGDESPPVPSESEAPSPSAEKVEPFTITLRHIQIGEPQKFRLAMLKDVVAKTEAEVAGLKIELDGVEDQVNRFTKLPAEMAAGNPPQIFDLFGGEADAKKYAKAGRLLELTPILEELGIKDQFLDLSQFTVDGKIYGLPIGGSTEGFFYNKPLFEKYGLKVPTTWDELENILATLKENNVTPMAAASKAAWVPIMTMNSLYARFAGPDFIQGLVDGSLKWTDPTMLAAASKFEEWEKKGYFTKGELGLEYNDIRSQLITGKAALMFDGSWASSVFKDPAQAGDMVGKIGFFALPPAPNGVGEQASVNGNFSNGYGFKADLNDNELKAVKSFIKNLYNQEMQVRGLLEDGVLPSMKMPSEAYADKVTDQLLKEIMATMSSAKQAYPVYDAFVPSNVYSETEKAIQKLIGGKATAQQMLQEIQDVVDGK; this comes from the coding sequence ATGAAAAGAAGTTTGGTACTTCTGCTTGCTCTTGCCACATTGGTTTCTGTAGTGCTCGCAGGTTGCGGAGACAAGTCGGCAACTACCGGCGATGAAAGCCCGCCTGTGCCTTCCGAAAGCGAAGCGCCGTCGCCATCGGCGGAAAAAGTCGAACCGTTTACGATTACGCTTCGCCATATTCAAATCGGTGAACCCCAGAAATTCCGTTTGGCGATGCTGAAAGATGTTGTTGCCAAAACCGAAGCCGAAGTTGCGGGCTTGAAGATCGAACTGGACGGCGTGGAAGACCAGGTTAACCGATTCACGAAACTCCCCGCGGAAATGGCTGCCGGCAACCCGCCGCAAATTTTTGACTTGTTCGGCGGCGAAGCTGACGCCAAGAAATACGCTAAAGCCGGAAGATTGCTTGAATTAACGCCGATTCTTGAAGAACTCGGGATTAAAGATCAATTCCTCGACCTCTCGCAATTTACGGTAGACGGCAAAATTTACGGATTGCCGATCGGCGGCAGCACGGAAGGATTCTTTTATAACAAACCGTTGTTTGAAAAATATGGCTTGAAAGTTCCGACGACTTGGGACGAACTGGAAAACATATTGGCAACGTTGAAGGAAAACAACGTTACGCCGATGGCCGCGGCCTCCAAGGCGGCTTGGGTGCCGATTATGACAATGAACTCCCTGTACGCCAGATTTGCCGGCCCAGACTTTATACAAGGATTGGTCGACGGCTCGCTGAAATGGACAGATCCGACCATGTTGGCGGCAGCTTCCAAGTTTGAAGAATGGGAAAAGAAAGGATACTTTACGAAGGGCGAACTGGGTCTGGAATACAACGACATCCGTTCGCAGCTAATCACCGGGAAAGCCGCTCTGATGTTTGACGGCAGCTGGGCATCCTCCGTATTTAAGGATCCGGCTCAAGCCGGCGATATGGTTGGCAAGATTGGTTTCTTCGCACTTCCTCCCGCACCGAATGGTGTCGGTGAGCAAGCGTCTGTTAACGGTAACTTCAGTAACGGTTATGGCTTCAAAGCTGACCTGAACGACAACGAACTGAAAGCAGTTAAATCATTCATCAAGAATTTGTATAACCAGGAAATGCAAGTGCGCGGCTTGCTTGAAGACGGTGTGCTGCCGTCGATGAAGATGCCGTCTGAAGCATATGCCGACAAGGTGACGGATCAGTTGCTGAAAGAGATAATGGCTACCATGAGCAGTGCGAAGCAGGCATATCCGGTTTACGATGCGTTCGTTCCATCGAATGTATATTCGGAAACGGAAAAAGCAATCCAAAAACTGATTGGCGGCAAAGCGACCGCTCAACAAATGTTGCAGGAAATTCAGGATGTAGTTGACGGAAAATGA
- a CDS encoding GtrA family protein, protein MRIAGSVSLKRFIKFNVVGILNTLVDFALFFLLNKLGVTPGVAQACSYTGGLVNSFLLNKSWTFKHNEQISAKQILLFVGVNVTSLGLSLIVLHLFISLLGWPVSISKILVTGFTMVINYAGYKKLVFSKR, encoded by the coding sequence ATGCGGATCGCCGGTAGTGTTTCGCTAAAACGGTTTATCAAATTCAATGTCGTCGGGATTTTGAACACGCTGGTCGATTTCGCGCTGTTTTTTCTGTTAAACAAGTTAGGCGTAACTCCGGGCGTCGCGCAAGCCTGTTCCTACACGGGGGGGCTTGTCAACAGCTTTTTGCTGAATAAATCATGGACGTTCAAGCACAACGAACAAATTTCCGCGAAACAAATCCTTTTGTTCGTCGGCGTAAATGTGACTTCTCTCGGCTTGTCGCTGATCGTTTTGCATCTGTTCATTTCTCTCCTGGGATGGCCGGTTTCGATAAGTAAAATTCTCGTTACCGGGTTTACCATGGTGATCAACTACGCCGGTTACAAAAAACTCGTATTTTCCAAACGTTGA
- a CDS encoding DeoR/GlpR family DNA-binding transcription regulator encodes MAAQGLSKGEKRRDQILALLKSGGKVSVQEIMDRFSVSEATARRDLDELARSGGVIRTIGGALFEGFSLSREPSFNERKKRLWAEKAAIADLAATFVQTGDVVGLTGGTTTFLIARALQAMQGITVVTNSVNVAYSLAENDGIQVVVTGGVMRGKSYELCGPLAETIVGQLHISKMFVGLDGISKEQGLTTYSEQEAQIARLMIGRSLKTYSVFDHSKANRASLFTIVPLANIDACITDAQVDGGFAASLQDLGIELHIAKGNDRDGQDVVL; translated from the coding sequence ATGGCCGCACAAGGACTCTCCAAAGGGGAGAAGCGCCGCGACCAAATTCTGGCGCTGTTAAAAAGCGGCGGAAAAGTTTCCGTGCAAGAAATCATGGACCGTTTTTCCGTATCGGAAGCGACGGCGCGCAGGGATTTGGACGAGCTTGCGCGCTCCGGAGGCGTGATCCGCACAATCGGCGGAGCTTTGTTCGAAGGCTTTTCCCTGTCTCGCGAACCTTCGTTCAACGAACGCAAGAAACGCCTGTGGGCGGAAAAAGCAGCGATCGCCGATCTGGCGGCAACATTCGTGCAAACAGGCGATGTCGTCGGATTGACCGGCGGCACGACAACTTTTCTGATTGCCAGGGCGTTGCAAGCGATGCAGGGCATAACCGTGGTCACAAACTCGGTGAACGTCGCTTATTCGCTGGCGGAAAACGACGGTATACAGGTGGTTGTAACAGGCGGAGTCATGCGCGGCAAAAGCTATGAATTGTGCGGTCCGCTGGCCGAAACGATTGTCGGGCAACTGCATATAAGCAAAATGTTCGTCGGCCTTGACGGCATATCGAAAGAACAGGGGTTGACCACCTACTCCGAGCAGGAAGCGCAAATCGCCCGCTTGATGATCGGCCGTTCCTTAAAGACTTATTCCGTGTTTGACCATTCCAAGGCTAACCGCGCCTCGCTGTTTACGATCGTGCCGCTTGCAAATATTGATGCGTGCATTACGGATGCGCAGGTTGACGGCGGTTTTGCCGCAAGTTTGCAAGATTTGGGAATCGAACTTCATATTGCGAAAGGAAATGATCGCGATGGGCAAGATGTTGTTTTATAA